In a genomic window of Streptomyces sp. NBC_01142:
- a CDS encoding NYN domain-containing protein: MNDAETNEISARLERTNELLHRMLAEVAKTPSTHAIFVDAGYVYAAAGLLVAGTEDRRSFDLDAEGMIEAFIDKARTIFADSRLLRVYWYDGARRRIHTPEQQSIAELPDVKVRLGNLNANNQQKGVDSLIRTDLESLARHRAISDAALVGGDEDLVSAVEAAQGYGARVHLWGIEAGEGRNQAEPLLWEVDSQRTFDLDFCRPYITRRPVTTYENEGMPPPSRDEVRFVGAQIAATWLAERGREAMVELLPGHPYLPGPVDQDLLIEAERVLQRSLRGHAVLRRALRDGFWQHLQSQY; the protein is encoded by the coding sequence ATGAACGACGCAGAGACGAACGAGATAAGCGCCCGGCTGGAGCGCACCAACGAGCTGCTTCATCGGATGCTCGCCGAGGTCGCCAAGACTCCCTCCACGCATGCCATTTTCGTCGACGCAGGTTACGTCTATGCTGCGGCCGGGTTGCTGGTCGCGGGCACCGAGGACCGGCGTTCCTTCGACCTGGACGCGGAGGGAATGATCGAGGCCTTCATCGACAAGGCCCGCACGATCTTCGCGGACAGCAGGCTGCTGCGGGTGTACTGGTACGACGGTGCCCGGCGCCGTATCCACACCCCTGAGCAGCAGTCGATCGCAGAGCTGCCGGACGTCAAGGTGCGCCTGGGCAATCTCAACGCGAACAACCAGCAGAAGGGCGTCGACTCACTCATCCGTACGGACCTGGAGTCGCTGGCCCGGCACCGCGCCATCAGCGACGCGGCGCTGGTGGGCGGCGACGAGGACCTCGTCTCGGCGGTGGAGGCGGCGCAGGGGTACGGGGCGCGGGTCCATCTGTGGGGCATAGAGGCGGGGGAAGGGCGCAATCAGGCGGAGCCGCTGCTGTGGGAGGTCGACAGCCAGCGGACGTTCGATCTGGACTTCTGCCGGCCGTACATCACACGACGGCCGGTCACGACGTACGAGAACGAAGGCATGCCGCCGCCCTCGCGCGACGAGGTGCGCTTCGTGGGGGCCCAGATAGCCGCGACCTGGCTGGCCGAGCGGGGGCGCGAGGCGATGGTGGAGCTGCTGCCCGGGCATCCGTATCTGCCGGGTCCGGTCGACCAGGATCTGCTGATCGAGGCGGAGAGGGTGCTGCAGCGGTCACTCCGGGGGCATGCGGTGCTGAGGCGCGCGCTGCGGGACGGCTTCTGGCAGCACCTTCAGTCTCAGTACTGA
- a CDS encoding alpha/beta fold hydrolase: MSRPPTFTPPPCARPRALATTRGTFAVLEGQPAGAVRGTVLLLPGFTGSKEDFIALLEPLCEAGYRAVTVDGRGQYETDGPDDQQAYAQDELARDVLAQAEAVGGPVHLVGHSLGGQIARAAVLLDPAPFTTLTLMSSGPAQVTAAQQQKIKLLSDALAVMGMDQVWEAMRALDPPEDADIEGAGAGTDNGRTDGRTDGEDLRRRWLRHNPAQLIATGRQLTVEPDRIAELAAVRPLPKHVLSGERDDTWPVSLLDEMAERLDARRTVIAAAEHSPNTDRPHETAQALIAFWDAQY; the protein is encoded by the coding sequence ATGAGTCGGCCGCCCACCTTCACCCCGCCCCCCTGCGCCCGCCCCCGCGCCCTCGCCACCACCCGCGGCACCTTTGCCGTGCTGGAGGGGCAGCCTGCCGGTGCCGTCAGAGGAACCGTGCTGCTCCTTCCCGGGTTCACCGGGAGCAAGGAAGACTTCATCGCGCTCCTCGAGCCGCTCTGCGAGGCCGGCTACCGCGCCGTCACCGTCGATGGGCGCGGGCAGTACGAAACCGATGGGCCGGACGACCAACAGGCTTACGCCCAGGACGAGTTGGCCAGGGACGTGCTCGCCCAGGCCGAGGCGGTCGGCGGGCCCGTGCATCTGGTCGGGCACTCGCTCGGCGGGCAGATCGCCCGCGCCGCCGTACTCCTCGACCCCGCGCCGTTCACGACGCTCACGCTCATGTCCTCCGGGCCCGCCCAGGTCACCGCGGCCCAGCAGCAGAAGATCAAGCTACTGAGCGATGCCCTCGCCGTGATGGGGATGGACCAGGTCTGGGAGGCCATGCGGGCGCTCGATCCGCCCGAGGACGCCGACATCGAAGGCGCCGGAGCCGGCACGGACAACGGCAGGACCGACGGCCGCACCGATGGCGAGGACCTCCGTCGCCGCTGGCTGCGCCACAACCCCGCTCAGCTGATCGCCACCGGGCGCCAGCTGACCGTCGAGCCCGACAGGATTGCCGAGCTCGCCGCCGTGCGGCCGCTGCCCAAGCATGTGCTGTCCGGTGAGCGGGACGATACCTGGCCGGTGTCCCTCCTCGATGAGATGGCCGAGCGGCTGGACGCCCGCAGGACGGTCATCGCCGCGGCCGAGCACTCCCCCAACACCGATCGCCCCCACGAGACGGCGCAGGCCCTGATCGCCTTCTGGGACGCTCAGTACTGA
- a CDS encoding DEAD/DEAH box helicase: MTLPVALSGTDVIGQAKTGTGKTLGFGLPLLERVTVPADVEAGRATPEQLTDAPQALVVVPTRELCQQVTNDLLTAGKVRNVRVLAIYGGRAYEPQVEALRKGVDVIVGTPGRLLDLAGQRKLDLSHVRALVLDEADEMLDLGFLPDVEKIINMLPAKRQTMLFSATMPGAVIGLARRYMTQPTHIRATSPDGEGATVANTTQHVFRAHSMDKPEMVSRILQAEGRGLAMIFCRTKRTAADIAEQLERRGFASGAVHGDLGQGAREQALRAFRNGKVDVLVCTDVAARGIDVEGVTHVINYQSPEDEKTFLHRVGRTGRAGAKGIAITLVDWDDIPRWQLINKALELEFHDPVETYSTSPHLYEQLNIPVGTKGVLPRAERTRAGLRAEEVEDLGETGGRGRKSAAPAPAREELPPRTRTPRQRRRTRGGSAGDGTEPAVTTTATAAPELAEAGTEPRTPRRRRRTRVGAQASAEATAVVETVEAVEAVEAVAEVAEVAETKPRRRTRAAKPVETVEAVEAVAEVAEVAEVVATKPRRRTRAAKPVETVEVVEAVTEAAEVVATKPRRTRAAKAVATDTEAAEATEVVATKPRRTRAAKAVATDTEATEATETKPRRRTRAAKAVETAEAVATEAEATETKPRRRTRTAKAVETAEAVATEAEATETKPRRRTRTAKAAQPES, from the coding sequence ATGACGCTCCCCGTCGCGCTCTCCGGCACCGACGTCATCGGCCAGGCCAAAACCGGCACCGGCAAGACGCTCGGTTTCGGTCTGCCGCTGCTGGAGCGCGTCACCGTCCCCGCTGACGTCGAGGCCGGCCGGGCGACGCCCGAGCAGCTCACCGACGCCCCGCAGGCACTGGTGGTCGTTCCCACCCGCGAGCTGTGCCAGCAGGTCACCAATGACCTGCTGACCGCCGGCAAGGTCCGTAACGTCCGCGTTCTCGCGATCTACGGCGGCCGTGCGTACGAGCCCCAGGTCGAGGCGCTCCGGAAGGGCGTCGACGTGATCGTCGGCACCCCCGGCCGTCTGCTCGACCTGGCCGGCCAGCGCAAGCTCGACCTGTCGCATGTGCGCGCGCTCGTCCTCGACGAGGCCGACGAGATGCTCGACCTGGGCTTCCTGCCCGACGTCGAGAAGATCATCAACATGCTTCCGGCCAAGCGCCAGACCATGCTTTTCTCGGCGACCATGCCGGGTGCCGTCATCGGCCTCGCCCGCCGTTACATGACGCAGCCGACGCACATCCGCGCCACCTCGCCCGACGGCGAGGGCGCGACCGTCGCCAACACCACGCAGCACGTCTTCCGTGCCCACTCCATGGACAAGCCGGAGATGGTCTCGCGCATCCTGCAGGCCGAGGGCCGCGGACTCGCGATGATCTTCTGCCGTACGAAGCGCACCGCGGCGGACATCGCCGAGCAGCTCGAGCGGCGCGGCTTCGCGTCCGGCGCGGTCCACGGCGACCTGGGCCAGGGCGCGCGTGAGCAGGCCCTGCGGGCATTCCGCAACGGCAAGGTCGACGTACTGGTCTGCACCGACGTCGCCGCCCGCGGCATCGACGTCGAGGGCGTCACGCACGTCATCAATTACCAGTCGCCGGAGGACGAGAAGACGTTCCTCCACCGCGTCGGCCGCACCGGCCGCGCGGGCGCCAAGGGCATCGCGATCACGCTGGTGGACTGGGACGACATCCCGCGCTGGCAGCTGATCAACAAGGCGCTCGAGCTGGAGTTCCACGACCCGGTCGAGACGTACTCCACGTCGCCGCACCTGTACGAGCAGCTGAACATCCCCGTCGGTACGAAGGGCGTGCTGCCCCGTGCCGAGCGGACCCGTGCGGGTCTGCGTGCCGAAGAGGTCGAGGACCTGGGCGAGACCGGCGGCCGCGGCCGCAAGTCGGCTGCTCCGGCCCCGGCCCGTGAGGAGCTTCCGCCCCGCACACGCACGCCGCGCCAGCGCCGCCGCACCCGCGGCGGATCCGCAGGGGACGGCACGGAGCCGGCGGTCACGACGACGGCTACGGCCGCGCCGGAGCTTGCCGAGGCCGGGACCGAGCCGCGCACCCCGCGCCGCCGGCGCCGCACCCGCGTGGGCGCTCAGGCTTCGGCCGAGGCGACGGCGGTCGTGGAGACGGTCGAGGCCGTCGAAGCAGTCGAGGCCGTCGCAGAGGTTGCCGAGGTTGCCGAGACCAAGCCCCGGCGCCGTACCCGAGCGGCGAAGCCGGTCGAGACGGTCGAAGCAGTCGAGGCCGTCGCAGAGGTTGCCGAGGTTGCCGAGGTCGTCGCGACCAAGCCGCGCCGCCGTACCCGAGCGGCGAAGCCGGTCGAGACGGTCGAGGTTGTCGAGGCCGTCACCGAGGCCGCCGAGGTCGTCGCGACCAAGCCGCGCCGTACACGTGCCGCAAAGGCCGTCGCCACCGACACCGAGGCCGCCGAGGCCACCGAGGTCGTCGCGACCAAGCCCCGCCGCACACGTGCCGCAAAGGCCGTCGCCACCGACACCGAGGCGACTGAGGCCACCGAGACCAAGCCCCGGCGCCGTACGCGAGCGGCGAAGGCCGTCGAGACGGCCGAGGCAGTCGCCACGGAGGCCGAGGCCACCGAGACCAAGCCCCGCCGCCGCACCCGCACGGCCAAGGCCGTCGAGACGGCCGAGGCAGTCGCCACGGAGGCCGAGGCCACCGAGACCAAGCCCCGCCGCCGCACCCGCACCGCCAAGGCCGCCCAGCCCGAGAGCTGA
- a CDS encoding ferritin-like fold-containing protein: METPDNATEHTGIAAQDWATASADPQYRAAVVDLLGALAYGELAAFERLAEDAKLAPTLGDKAALAKMASAEFHHFEQLLDRLAAIEAEPTAAMEPFAQALDDFHRQTAPSDWLEGLVKAYVGDSIASDFYREVAARLDNDTRGLVLAVLDDTGHGNFAVEKVRAAIEADPRVGGRLALWARRLMGEALSQAQRVVADRDALSTMLVGGVAGGFDLAEAGRMFSRITEAHTKRMAALGLAA, translated from the coding sequence ATGGAGACGCCTGACAACGCCACTGAACACACCGGAATCGCCGCCCAGGACTGGGCCACGGCGTCCGCCGACCCCCAGTACCGCGCCGCCGTCGTGGATCTGCTGGGCGCGCTCGCGTACGGCGAGCTGGCGGCCTTCGAACGACTCGCCGAGGACGCCAAGCTCGCGCCGACCCTCGGCGACAAGGCGGCGCTGGCGAAGATGGCCTCCGCGGAATTCCACCACTTCGAGCAGCTGCTGGACCGCCTCGCCGCCATCGAGGCCGAGCCTACGGCCGCCATGGAGCCGTTCGCCCAGGCCCTGGACGACTTCCACCGCCAGACCGCGCCGTCCGACTGGCTCGAGGGCCTGGTCAAGGCGTACGTCGGCGACTCGATCGCCAGCGACTTCTACCGCGAGGTCGCGGCTCGCCTGGACAACGACACCCGTGGCCTGGTGCTCGCCGTGCTCGACGACACGGGCCACGGCAACTTCGCGGTCGAGAAGGTCCGCGCCGCGATCGAGGCCGACCCACGCGTCGGCGGGCGGCTCGCGCTGTGGGCGCGCCGACTGATGGGCGAGGCGCTCTCCCAGGCGCAGCGGGTCGTGGCGGACCGTGACGCGCTCTCCACGATGCTCGTCGGCGGTGTCGCGGGCGGCTTCGACCTCGCGGAGGCGGGCCGGATGTTCTCCCGGATCACCGAGGCGCACACCAAGCGCATGGCGGCGCTGGGCCTCGCGGCCTAG
- a CDS encoding DUF3107 domain-containing protein, translated as MEVKIGVQHAPREIVLESGQSAEEVERAVGDALSGKAQLLSLSDDKGRKVLVPADRIAYIEIGEPATRRVGFGAL; from the coding sequence GTGGAGGTCAAGATCGGCGTGCAGCACGCGCCCCGGGAGATCGTTCTGGAGAGCGGGCAGTCCGCCGAGGAGGTCGAGCGCGCGGTTGGTGACGCGCTGTCCGGCAAGGCGCAGCTGCTCAGCCTCTCGGACGACAAGGGCCGCAAGGTCCTTGTGCCGGCCGACCGGATCGCGTACATCGAGATCGGCGAGCCGGCGACGCGACGCGTGGGCTTCGGCGCACTGTAA
- a CDS encoding TetR/AcrR family transcriptional regulator, with protein MTAIEQTEAARPRGTRLPRRARRNQLLGAAQEVFVAQGYHSAAMDDIAERAGVSKPVLYQHFPGKLELYLALLDQHCESLLHAVRTALASTTDNKLRVAATMDAYFAYVEDEGGAFRLVFESDLTNEPAVRERVDRVSLQCAEAISDVIAEDTGLSKEESMLLAVGLGGVSQVVARYWLSSGSGIPRDTAVQLLTSLAWRGIAGFPLHGTDQH; from the coding sequence GTGACAGCCATCGAGCAGACAGAGGCAGCGCGCCCGCGGGGCACACGTCTGCCACGCCGAGCCCGCAGGAACCAGCTTCTGGGCGCTGCCCAGGAGGTTTTCGTGGCCCAGGGCTACCACTCGGCCGCCATGGACGACATCGCCGAACGTGCCGGTGTCAGCAAGCCCGTGCTCTACCAGCACTTCCCCGGCAAGCTCGAGCTCTATCTGGCCCTGCTGGACCAGCACTGCGAGTCGCTGCTCCACGCGGTGCGTACGGCGCTGGCGTCGACCACCGACAACAAGCTGCGCGTCGCCGCGACGATGGACGCCTACTTCGCGTACGTCGAGGACGAGGGCGGCGCCTTCCGGCTGGTCTTCGAGTCGGACCTGACGAACGAGCCCGCGGTGCGCGAGCGCGTGGACCGGGTCTCGCTGCAGTGCGCGGAGGCGATCTCCGACGTCATCGCCGAGGACACGGGCCTGTCCAAGGAGGAGTCCATGCTGCTGGCCGTCGGCCTCGGCGGGGTCTCCCAGGTCGTGGCCAGGTACTGGCTCTCCAGCGGTTCCGGCATTCCGCGCGACACCGCGGTGCAGCTGCTGACGTCGCTGGCATGGCGCGGTATCGCGGGCTTCCCGCTGCACGGCACCGACCAGCACTGA
- a CDS encoding alpha/beta fold hydrolase — MSSTELPGVSAVTAAAAPKVAAVRVAEGEELRSAALPGLTLTVRSRPSGRTGLPPALYVHGLGGSSQNWSALMPLLEDVLDGEAIDLPGFGDSPPPDDGNYSVTGHARAVIHYLDAGGRGPVHLIGNSLGGAVTTRVAAARPDLVRTLTLVSPALPELRVQRSAVPTALLAVPGIASLFTRFTKEWSAEQRTRGVLALCYGDPARVSEEGLRNAVEEMERRMQLPYFWDAMTRSARGIVDAYTLGGQHGLWRQAERVLAPTLLVYGGRDQLISYRMARKAAAAFRDSRLLTLPDAGHVAMMEYPEAVAQAFRELLDDCGRS; from the coding sequence ATGTCTTCGACCGAGCTGCCGGGAGTAAGCGCCGTCACCGCCGCGGCGGCCCCCAAGGTCGCGGCCGTCCGGGTCGCCGAGGGGGAGGAGCTGCGCTCTGCCGCGCTGCCCGGGCTGACGCTCACGGTCCGGTCCCGGCCTTCGGGGCGCACCGGGCTGCCGCCCGCTCTCTATGTCCACGGGCTCGGTGGCTCCTCGCAGAACTGGTCGGCGCTGATGCCGTTGCTCGAGGACGTCCTGGACGGCGAGGCCATCGACCTGCCCGGCTTCGGGGACTCCCCGCCGCCGGACGACGGCAATTACTCGGTCACCGGCCACGCCAGGGCGGTGATCCACTACCTGGACGCAGGCGGGCGCGGCCCGGTGCATCTGATCGGAAACTCCCTGGGCGGAGCGGTCACCACCCGCGTCGCGGCCGCGCGGCCCGACCTGGTGCGCACGCTCACACTCGTCTCGCCCGCCCTGCCCGAGCTCCGGGTGCAGCGCAGCGCCGTGCCCACCGCGCTGCTCGCGGTGCCCGGCATCGCCTCCCTCTTCACGAGATTCACCAAGGAGTGGTCGGCCGAGCAGCGCACCAGAGGGGTGCTGGCCCTCTGTTACGGAGACCCGGCGCGGGTCTCCGAGGAGGGGCTGCGCAACGCCGTGGAAGAGATGGAGCGGCGCATGCAGCTCCCGTACTTCTGGGACGCGATGACCCGCTCGGCGCGCGGCATCGTCGACGCGTACACCCTGGGCGGACAGCACGGACTGTGGCGGCAGGCGGAGCGGGTGCTCGCGCCGACACTGCTGGTCTATGGGGGACGGGACCAGCTCATCTCGTACCGTATGGCACGCAAGGCGGCAGCGGCGTTCCGGGATTCCCGGCTGCTGACGCTCCCGGACGCCGGGCACGTTGCCATGATGGAGTACCCCGAAGCGGTCGCCCAGGCCTTCCGGGAACTGCTTGACGACTGCGGTAGGAGCTGA